The following proteins are co-located in the Neodiprion virginianus isolate iyNeoVirg1 chromosome 6, iyNeoVirg1.1, whole genome shotgun sequence genome:
- the LOC124307354 gene encoding delta-like protein 1 isoform X3, whose amino-acid sequence MILLIGFVSLLFGVQEVIPVGDHSAVSLLAPFFGITLLPVSLVSGTSRYVPKWKKQACEIPASQHPNSHYVCDEAGDVKCLPGWRGDLCDVPVCRKGCDPLQGYCRRPGECQCKFGFYGELCDKCVALPLCQHGRCNVSFECACDPGWSGPFCSEPICSSDCHPARGYCEKPGECRCRLGWQGYKCKECAVLPGCVHGTCQGPLECRCEPGWTGFLCQTPICAKGCSREHGGCRRPETCRCRVGWNGPNCTECVPYPGCVHGTCKRPWECRCQPGWTGDLCNEKLTYCDENPDSCKNNGTCISVIPEDGNFRCICPMGYMGRQCQIETTVPATELMPPMPINTPTQFEMPATSTEESVL is encoded by the exons ATGATCCTCCTCATCGGCTTCGTATCGTTGTTGTTTGGTGTTCAAGAAGTGATTCCAGTCGGCGATCACAGTGCCGTCTCACTCCTCGCACCCTTTTTCGGAATCACTTTACTACCGGTATCACTCGTCTCCGGTACCAG CAGATACGTCCCAAAGTGGAAGAAGCAGGCCTGCGAGATCCCAGCATCCCAGCACCCCAATTCACACTACGTATGCGACGAAGCAGGAGACGTGAAATGTCTGCCAG GATGGAGGGGAGACTTGTGCGACGTTCCAGTGTGCAGGAAAGGATGTGACCCACTCCAAGGATACTGCCGTCGTCCCGGTGAATGTCAATGCAAATTCGGCTTCTATGGAGAACTATGTGACAAATGCGTCGCTTTACCGTTGTGTCAGCACGGCAG GTGCAACGTGAGCTTCGAGTGTGCCTGCGATCCAGGATGGTCGGGACCTTTCTGCTCCGAGCCGATATGCAGCTCAGACTGTCACCCCGCCAGAGGATACTGCGAAAAACCAGGCGAATGCAG GTGCAGACTCGGCTGGCAAGGATACAAGTGTAAAGAGTGTGCCGTTCTGCCAGGCTGCGTCCACGGAACGTGTCAAGGGCCTCTTGAGTGCCGCTGCGAACCAGGGTGGACTGGTTTCTTATGCCAGACAC CAATCTGCGCGAAGGGATGCAGCAGGGAACATGGAGGGTGTCGACGCCCTGAAACTTGCAGATGCCGGGTTGGCTGGAACGGGCCAAACTGCACGGAGTGTGTTCCTTACCCAGGATGCGTTCACGGCACTTGCAAAAGGCCGTGGGAGTGTCGGTGCCAACCTGGCTGGACTGGAGATCTCTGCAATGAGAAATTGACCTACTGTGATGAGAACCCAGATTCTTGTAAGAATAACGGAACTTGCATCAGCGTCATTCCGGAAGACGGAAATTTCAG ATGCATTTGCCCGATGGGTTACATGGGTCGTCAGTGTCAGATCGAGACGACAGTACCAGCGACGGAATTGATGCCCCCTATGCCGATCAACACACCGACGCAATTCGAGATGCCGGCGACGTCAACGGAAGAAAGCGTC TTGTAg
- the LOC124307395 gene encoding cuticle protein 63-like — protein MRVLVCLMLVSVAFAVEDKAVKKRGLGFDLGHGGWDAGYGYGGYGGYGHGHGHVQTVAIQKTVAVPVAHPYPVDRPYPVPVKVPVAHPVPVPVPAPYPVVHTKTVTVPVDRPYPVPVKVAVPAPYPVKVAVPAPYPVKVPSPVPVAVPHPVPVYVKQTVPVYVGHGGHGGYGGAYEGYGHGW, from the exons ATGAGAGTTCTG GTCTGCTTGATGCTGGTCTCGGTGGCCTTCGCCGTCGAAGACAAAGCCGTGAAGAAGCGGGGCCTCGGATTCGACCTGGGCCACGGAGGATGGGACGCCGGCTACGGATACGGAGGATACGGTGGATATGGACACGGACACGGTCACGTCCAGACGGTCGCCATCCAAAAGACTGTCGCCGTTCCGGTCGCTCATCCCTACCCCGTCGACAGGCCCTATCCTGTCCCTGTCAAG GTACCAGTCGCCCACCCTGTGCCTGTACCTGTACCGGCCCCCTACCCAGTGGTCCACACCAAAACCGTCACCGTTCCTGTCGACAGGCCTTACCCAGTCCCCGTAAAGGTAGCCGTCCCAGCCCCTTACCCCGTCAAGGTGGCAGTACCGGCTCCCTACCCCGTCAAG GTGCCATCCCCAGTTCCCGTCGCCGTCCCGCACCCAGTTCCCGTCTACGTCAAACAGACAGTCCCGGTCTATGTTGGACACGGAGGCCATGGTGGTTATGGTGGGGCCTACGAGGGATATGGCCACGGCTGGTAG
- the LOC124307354 gene encoding delta-like protein 1 isoform X1: MILLIGFVSLLFGVQEVIPVGDHSAVSLLAPFFGITLLPVSLVSGTSRYVPKWKKQACEIPASQHPNSHYVCDEAGDVKCLPGWRGDLCDVPVCRKGCDPLQGYCRRPGECQCKFGFYGELCDKCVALPLCQHGRCNVSFECACDPGWSGPFCSEPICSSDCHPARGYCEKPGECRCRLGWQGYKCKECAVLPGCVHGTCQGPLECRCEPGWTGFLCQTPICAKGCSREHGGCRRPETCRCRVGWNGPNCTECVPYPGCVHGTCKRPWECRCQPGWTGDLCNEKLTYCDENPDSCKNNGTCISVIPEDGNFRCICPMGYMGRQCQIETTVPATELMPPMPINTPTQFEMPATSTEESVVTLSSLVEEAPVKPDVEEGSQALEEDRLDDDEPVEHKDEQTVEPLGPIFITDPPTTKEPAATAGKWPTEPPTTMLPSVDSDVDNEA, from the exons ATGATCCTCCTCATCGGCTTCGTATCGTTGTTGTTTGGTGTTCAAGAAGTGATTCCAGTCGGCGATCACAGTGCCGTCTCACTCCTCGCACCCTTTTTCGGAATCACTTTACTACCGGTATCACTCGTCTCCGGTACCAG CAGATACGTCCCAAAGTGGAAGAAGCAGGCCTGCGAGATCCCAGCATCCCAGCACCCCAATTCACACTACGTATGCGACGAAGCAGGAGACGTGAAATGTCTGCCAG GATGGAGGGGAGACTTGTGCGACGTTCCAGTGTGCAGGAAAGGATGTGACCCACTCCAAGGATACTGCCGTCGTCCCGGTGAATGTCAATGCAAATTCGGCTTCTATGGAGAACTATGTGACAAATGCGTCGCTTTACCGTTGTGTCAGCACGGCAG GTGCAACGTGAGCTTCGAGTGTGCCTGCGATCCAGGATGGTCGGGACCTTTCTGCTCCGAGCCGATATGCAGCTCAGACTGTCACCCCGCCAGAGGATACTGCGAAAAACCAGGCGAATGCAG GTGCAGACTCGGCTGGCAAGGATACAAGTGTAAAGAGTGTGCCGTTCTGCCAGGCTGCGTCCACGGAACGTGTCAAGGGCCTCTTGAGTGCCGCTGCGAACCAGGGTGGACTGGTTTCTTATGCCAGACAC CAATCTGCGCGAAGGGATGCAGCAGGGAACATGGAGGGTGTCGACGCCCTGAAACTTGCAGATGCCGGGTTGGCTGGAACGGGCCAAACTGCACGGAGTGTGTTCCTTACCCAGGATGCGTTCACGGCACTTGCAAAAGGCCGTGGGAGTGTCGGTGCCAACCTGGCTGGACTGGAGATCTCTGCAATGAGAAATTGACCTACTGTGATGAGAACCCAGATTCTTGTAAGAATAACGGAACTTGCATCAGCGTCATTCCGGAAGACGGAAATTTCAG ATGCATTTGCCCGATGGGTTACATGGGTCGTCAGTGTCAGATCGAGACGACAGTACCAGCGACGGAATTGATGCCCCCTATGCCGATCAACACACCGACGCAATTCGAGATGCCGGCGACGTCAACGGAAGAAAGCGTCGTGACGCTTTCCAGCCTCGTTGAAGAGGCGCCGGTGAAACCGGATGTCGAAGAGGGCAGCCAGGCGCTTGAAGAAGACAGACTTGACGACGACGAACCCGTCGAGCACAAGGACGAGCAGACCGTCGAACCACTGGGTCCAATTTTCATCACCGATCCTCCAACCACGAAGGAACCTGCGGCGACAGCGGGAAAGTGGCCAACCGAACCACCGACAACTATGTTGCCCTCGGTCGATAGCGATGTCGATAACGAGGCCTAG
- the LOC124307354 gene encoding delta-like protein 1 isoform X2 has translation MILLIGFVSLLFGVQEVIPVGDHSAVSLLAPFFGITLLPVSLVSGTRYVPKWKKQACEIPASQHPNSHYVCDEAGDVKCLPGWRGDLCDVPVCRKGCDPLQGYCRRPGECQCKFGFYGELCDKCVALPLCQHGRCNVSFECACDPGWSGPFCSEPICSSDCHPARGYCEKPGECRCRLGWQGYKCKECAVLPGCVHGTCQGPLECRCEPGWTGFLCQTPICAKGCSREHGGCRRPETCRCRVGWNGPNCTECVPYPGCVHGTCKRPWECRCQPGWTGDLCNEKLTYCDENPDSCKNNGTCISVIPEDGNFRCICPMGYMGRQCQIETTVPATELMPPMPINTPTQFEMPATSTEESVVTLSSLVEEAPVKPDVEEGSQALEEDRLDDDEPVEHKDEQTVEPLGPIFITDPPTTKEPAATAGKWPTEPPTTMLPSVDSDVDNEA, from the exons ATGATCCTCCTCATCGGCTTCGTATCGTTGTTGTTTGGTGTTCAAGAAGTGATTCCAGTCGGCGATCACAGTGCCGTCTCACTCCTCGCACCCTTTTTCGGAATCACTTTACTACCGGTATCACTCGTCTCCGGTACCAG ATACGTCCCAAAGTGGAAGAAGCAGGCCTGCGAGATCCCAGCATCCCAGCACCCCAATTCACACTACGTATGCGACGAAGCAGGAGACGTGAAATGTCTGCCAG GATGGAGGGGAGACTTGTGCGACGTTCCAGTGTGCAGGAAAGGATGTGACCCACTCCAAGGATACTGCCGTCGTCCCGGTGAATGTCAATGCAAATTCGGCTTCTATGGAGAACTATGTGACAAATGCGTCGCTTTACCGTTGTGTCAGCACGGCAG GTGCAACGTGAGCTTCGAGTGTGCCTGCGATCCAGGATGGTCGGGACCTTTCTGCTCCGAGCCGATATGCAGCTCAGACTGTCACCCCGCCAGAGGATACTGCGAAAAACCAGGCGAATGCAG GTGCAGACTCGGCTGGCAAGGATACAAGTGTAAAGAGTGTGCCGTTCTGCCAGGCTGCGTCCACGGAACGTGTCAAGGGCCTCTTGAGTGCCGCTGCGAACCAGGGTGGACTGGTTTCTTATGCCAGACAC CAATCTGCGCGAAGGGATGCAGCAGGGAACATGGAGGGTGTCGACGCCCTGAAACTTGCAGATGCCGGGTTGGCTGGAACGGGCCAAACTGCACGGAGTGTGTTCCTTACCCAGGATGCGTTCACGGCACTTGCAAAAGGCCGTGGGAGTGTCGGTGCCAACCTGGCTGGACTGGAGATCTCTGCAATGAGAAATTGACCTACTGTGATGAGAACCCAGATTCTTGTAAGAATAACGGAACTTGCATCAGCGTCATTCCGGAAGACGGAAATTTCAG ATGCATTTGCCCGATGGGTTACATGGGTCGTCAGTGTCAGATCGAGACGACAGTACCAGCGACGGAATTGATGCCCCCTATGCCGATCAACACACCGACGCAATTCGAGATGCCGGCGACGTCAACGGAAGAAAGCGTCGTGACGCTTTCCAGCCTCGTTGAAGAGGCGCCGGTGAAACCGGATGTCGAAGAGGGCAGCCAGGCGCTTGAAGAAGACAGACTTGACGACGACGAACCCGTCGAGCACAAGGACGAGCAGACCGTCGAACCACTGGGTCCAATTTTCATCACCGATCCTCCAACCACGAAGGAACCTGCGGCGACAGCGGGAAAGTGGCCAACCGAACCACCGACAACTATGTTGCCCTCGGTCGATAGCGATGTCGATAACGAGGCCTAG
- the LOC124307400 gene encoding actophorin-like produces MRFYSIVLLVVTIAAVHSIEIGKSVKESVGELNKGQLRYVIYSLKDGVQSDVEDSGPPSESFKDMAAKIGKHDDSRYGMIDYEYEENGSPVKKRVLILWSPETATAAEKEIFRNAYDEKHAAAAGIDYFVQFNEKSELTDENLIAKLKVAPAIPKA; encoded by the exons ATGAGGTTCTACTCAATCGTTTTGCTGGTTGTAACCATCGCTGCTG tTCACAGTATCGAGATAGGGAAATCGGTGAAGGAGAGTGTCGGAGAGCTGAATAAGGGACAACTGCGATACGTAATTTACTCACTGAAAGACGGAGTTCAATCCGATGTGGAAGATAGCGGACCACCAAGTGAATCGTTCAAGGATATGGCGGCGAAGATAGGCAAACATGATGATTCTCGCTATGGAATGATCGACTACGAATACGAAGAGAACGGCTCTCCAGTCAAG AAACGAGTGCTGATCCTCTGGAGCCCGGAAACCGCGACAGCGGCAGAAAAAGAGATTTTCCGCAACGCGTACGACGAGAAACACGCTGCAGCAGCTGGCATTGATTACTTTGTCCAATTCAACGAGAAGAGTGAACTGACCGACGAGAACCTAATTGCTAAACTGAAGGTAGCTCCAGCCATTCCTAAGGCATAA